A genomic window from Candidatus Nomurabacteria bacterium includes:
- a CDS encoding DDE-type integrase/transposase/recombinase, whose product MSYSSNPLLPKARAEAVRLVIEQSMPLTIAARRCGVHRTTLWRWLRKWELLNQNVQLTNVNRPKRNSDSQVPSSFRLAACTWRIPTNSSRPHFFGRAVPNMVVERIRYYRTKYNRCATIVHAYCKQEGTEVSLSTVRRVLYRLGLVVRQKWQRRWRPPLPRPDVQCPGDFIQTDTVHLYDHRTKKRSYLYTLVDVYSRWAYAEYSTVLSQRVAAAVIQRGQAYAQFRFKTVQADNGPEFSKNFEELLKAQGTTVRHSRVRRPNDNAHIERFNRTIQEECIGSTNPFSKELYGKVANYLAYYNEERLHLSLECRTPASVAKVLN is encoded by the coding sequence ATGAGCTATTCTAGCAACCCATTACTACCTAAAGCGAGAGCAGAAGCCGTTAGGCTCGTCATTGAGCAAAGTATGCCTTTGACAATTGCTGCAAGAAGATGTGGAGTCCACCGCACAACCTTATGGCGTTGGCTACGCAAATGGGAGCTACTAAACCAGAATGTTCAGCTCACCAATGTCAACCGACCAAAAAGAAACTCAGATTCCCAAGTGCCCAGCAGCTTTCGTCTCGCAGCTTGTACGTGGCGTATACCTACCAACAGTAGCCGACCTCATTTCTTTGGTCGGGCAGTACCCAATATGGTTGTTGAACGCATTCGGTATTACCGCACTAAGTACAACCGTTGCGCAACAATTGTTCACGCCTACTGCAAACAAGAAGGTACCGAAGTGTCACTCAGTACGGTTCGTCGGGTATTGTACCGACTCGGGTTGGTGGTACGACAAAAGTGGCAACGTCGGTGGCGTCCGCCACTACCGCGCCCAGATGTACAGTGTCCAGGTGACTTCATTCAAACCGACACGGTACACCTGTATGATCACCGAACAAAAAAGCGGAGCTATTTGTATACACTGGTTGATGTTTACTCTCGTTGGGCGTATGCCGAATACAGTACTGTGCTCAGCCAGCGTGTAGCCGCTGCAGTCATCCAGCGAGGCCAGGCCTATGCTCAGTTCCGTTTCAAAACCGTCCAGGCTGACAATGGACCCGAATTTAGTAAGAACTTTGAAGAGCTACTTAAAGCGCAAGGTACGACAGTACGTCACAGTAGAGTGCGACGACCGAATGACAATGCTCACATAGAGCGGTTCAACCGGACAATACAAGAAGAATGTATTGGTTCCACAAATCCATTCTCTAAAGAACTATATGGCAAGGTAGCAAACTACCTTGCCTACTACAACGAAGAAAGGCTACACTTGAGCTTAGAGTGTAGAACACCAGCGAGTGTTGCAAAGGTGTTGAACTAA